AAAATGATCTCCATTGGCATGTGTTCAATCACCAGACCATGATGTTCGTGGTGAACCTTGCTGCGGTGCTTTCTGGAAAGGAAGTGGACGTACTCGAGTCTATCAATGGCTTTAAGGCCTCGTCCGAACACGCCTTGGTGGTCCGGCTGACTAACTCAGAAAAGGGTGCCGAAATTCGCGCTAACTTTTTTACATTAAAGAATACACTTCGTAGCACGGTTTACGATACCGCAATGGAGCTTCTGGACGGCAGCATAACCCACGGGCTGACCAAGGATCACGCTGGTAAGCTTTTTGAGGTTTCAGAAGGCAAGATGCGCTGGGTACAGCATCCTAATGAGCTAGTTGTCATGGGACTTGATCACGATGACTACACCTATGTCGAGGTGACCGATAGCGAAGCTCGCCTACTGGTGAAGCCTCCCTGTAGCCGTACTGAAGCAATCTCGAGCCGGCTTGAGGTATATCGGAATAAGAAAGGCATTGAGTTGTCTCCTGGGGCCGCTCCCCTTCTCATGAAAGAAGTATTCGATGTGCTGTATGCAGACAGGTTTGATCATTTTTCAAACGATGACAGGCATTATTTTGATGCTGCTCCTATAGAAATCGACGTTGTTCTTGGAGAGTCTTTGATACATGAGGTAATGGAGAAGGGTATATATTACTACTTTGTATCGAGTCATGTCATTGAGCATATTCCTGATTTTATTCAACATTTTATTTCTATTCGGGATGTGCTTGTCGATGGTGGAAAAATTGTAATGTATGTTCCTGACAAGAGATATACTTTCGACACCCTTCGCCCCGTTACTACTGTTGAAGATATTGAGTGTGCACACGCTGAGAAGTTGCGCATACCTAGCCGTGAGATGGCAATTGATTGTTACCATCTTTCCGACTTCGACGTGACTGCGGAAGGACTGTGGACTGGTACCTGCACTGCGAAACCGTGCCTTTCTCTGGAAGAAGCGCAGAATCTTGTTGATCAGAAGGGCCTGGAAAACATTGACTGCCATTGTCACACGTTTACGCCGGAAAGCATTCGTCTCTTACTGGACCACGTGATCGCCCACTATGTCAACGAGTTGCGTGTCGTAGAGATAACTGAGACTCCGCATTTCATGAATGAGTTCATAATAGAGCTTGAATTAGGTAAGAATTAGGGCCGACGGCCTCCCGATGTGCTATAGCTTGGATACAGATGTAGTCGGCAGCCTGAGATAAACAAAGAGAGTAGATTATGTGTGGTTATGGTGGATGTGTTTGGAAAAACGGAATAACGCCCTCATATGCCGAGAATATGACGTCCAAAATGGGAAAACAGTTGCAGCACCGTGGCCCCGATGATGTTGGGACGGTGATAGGAGCTGGGTTCTCCGTAGTCCACAGACGCCTAGCTATCATCGATATTGCCAGCGGCCAACAGCCAATGTTTTCTGACGATCGGCAGGTCGGCATTGCCTATAATGGTGAAATCTACAATTATCAGGAATTGCGGATAAAGCTCGAAGCAAAAGGATTTACCTTCAAAACCAATAGCGACACCGAGGTGTTTCTTGCGTTGTTTTTGTCCGACGGATATGACTCGTTTGACCAGCTGAATGGTATGTTCACCGCGTTTATCTGGGACTTTCGCGCTGGTTCGGAAGGAGAATTTCATCTCGTACGCGACCATTTGGGTGTGAAACCACTTTATGTCTATGAAGACGATGAAAAGATATTGTTCAGCAGCGAGCTTAGAGCTATTATCAATGCAGAACGCGTTGATCTTGAGCCAAACGTTGAAGGGCTTGCTTCGTATTTTACCTATCGCTACTGTCATGCTCCGTACACTCTTTATAGGAATATTCGCCGAGTTGAGGCTGGGACTTTTCTGAGAATTCGCCATGGCAAGGTAAGCAACTGGTGTTATTGGGATATCCCGGCATCAATGGAAACGGATATTTCAGTCCAGGAAGCCGCATCGGAACTTAGGCAGCTTTTGAAGGATTCCGTGCAAGGCCAGCTCATGTCCGAAGTCCCGGTGGGGTGTTTTCTCAGCGGAGGTCTTGACTCAAGTGCTGTTGCCGTACTTTGTTCCGAACTTGGTGCCAAGCTACTTTCGTTCAATATCGGCTTTCCTGATCTCAATGAATTCGAATTCTCTAACCGTGTTGCGGAAAAGTACGAACTGCCGCACCTGACGATTGAAACGACACCAGCCGAGATTGCTGAAAGGTTTGAACGGGTTGTCAGCGCAATGGACGATCCAATAGCCGACCCGGCCTGCTTCCCGCTGCACATCCTGTGCGACTACGTCAAGCAGCATGTAACGGTTGTCCTGTCTGGAGAGGGAAGCGACGAGATGTTGGGGGGCTATCCGCAGTATAAGCGAACACTTGACCGTATTCCCGATTCGTCGGGCACTCTTTTTGATCATTTCAGGGAATACAGTTGGTATTTCAACCGTCGTGTTTTGCCTCTGTCGGAATCTGTTGCTCCTTATTCATTGTGGGGTCACAAGAAGTATTTTACAGAACGCCCCGTGCTGGAAGGGATGCTCACCTATGATATGAAGACATGGTTCCCCGAGAATCTGATGGCAAAGGCTGACAAGATTCTCATGTCCCAGTCCCTTGAAGGACGCTTCCCCTTCGTTTCCAAGAAAATTGTTGAATTTATGGGACGTCTTCCTGAGGAATGTAAGATCAATAACAATGGTGAGAAGTACATACTAAGGAAGGCGTTTGAAAAGGATCTCCCCAAGTCCGTGCTGACTCGCCCTAAAATGGGCTTTTCAGTTCCCGTGTCGGACATGGTTACAGAAATGAAGGACACGGTGTATGATCTGTTGAACACTAGCAGGAGAGGGCGTTTCGAGAATGTTCTTGACCACAATGTGCTGGAGCAAACATTTAATGATCATTATTCTGGCAAATATACTGATCCGCTATGGGTTTGGACATGTCTTGTTTTGTTGCAATGGGTGGAGAGCAATTAGGCGTAAGGTGATCATGAAGCCCATTTTCTCAATTGATGAACAGTGAATAAACGAATTGGATAGTAGTATCCCATCCAAGCATCGGGCACGGCAAGAAGGTGCGCTTATATTGGAAACGACACATATGAAAGTAGTCATAAGAAGAATAATTTTGTCCATCATCGGTTGGATCCCTAAGAAGTATATCCGGATGTGCTTTGGTGGTGCTATTGCTAATGTCTTGATAGATGATTCCAAGCTGCTTCAGTTGACTAAGGATAGATTTTATGGGTGTTACCAGGCAGTCAACACACACCCCATGACTTATTCCAAAGATGACAGCAATATTGTTGACTCGGCTTCCATCCTCTATCAATCATTTCAAAGATTAGATGGAGAAAAAGTAGTCCTATTGGCTCACTGGGATCCCATTGGCATTGTAGATGACTATGTCCTTTATTACGCAGCGTCCTTCAAGGAGATGGGGTTTACCGTTTTCTTGTGCTCGGCCCATAACGTTAAGTTAACCAGCCAAATCAAGGATACTTTTGATTGCGTTTTATGGCGAAAGTGTGACGGGTACGATTTTACGAGCTGGAAGGCTGCTTTTGATTTGCTTCCAACGCTTTATTTAGCTTCTCAGATAACAATTACCAACGACAGTATTTTTGCTCCCTTGCACCCGCTTAATGATGTTTACAGTGAAATGCGCAAAGGGGGGTCAGATTTTTGGGGGCTCAGTTTTAGCGAAGAGCGGTGCGTCCCACATATCCAAAGTTATTTTGTAGTTTTTAACGAGAATGTCGTTAAAAGTCAGTTCTTCAAGCTTTTTTGGGACAAGATAGATACCCAAGCGGATAAGCAAAAGGTCATCGCTCAGAATGAACTGTTCCTTACCCAATGGTTGACAGGTTGCGGATTTACCGCTGGCGCATATGTTCCACACACTTTTTTCAATAACCCAATGATTCTCGGCCCGATTTATCTGTATTGGAAAGAGTTGATTCGAGACTATAACTTCCCCGCAGTAAAACGGCATATTTTTCTGAACCAACTGTGGTGGATTGATACAGCAGGCTGGCGTGAAGAATTGCAGAAAACAGGCTATCCGGCAAATTTTATCGAGTCATACCTTCACAGACGGGAGAAGCCTTCTGACTAAAACGATCACTGCCGAAAACGCATCCCTGGTTTCTATTGGCCGTAACGTTTTTCCTTGATTCAGGGGCAATTCGAATGTGAGTTTAGAAGTAATGGGATGGACCCGCCCCTTGATAAGCTCTTTGGCTTTTCATCGGGGTCAGCCTAAGCTGCCACCAAGCTTGTACATGACGTACAAGCTCAAACGTAAGGAAGCGGGTCCAATGAAAGATATTACCACCATCGGCATTGATCTGGCAAAAAACGTTTTTCAACTTCACGGGATAGACAACAAAGGCAATGTCGTTTTGAAGAAACGGCTCAATCGACGTAATGTCCTATCATTTTTGGTGAATATGGAACCGTGCCTCATTGGTATAGAGGCTTGTTGTGGTTCTCATTTTTGGGCTCGTGAATTGAAGAAGTTAGGTCACGAGGTTCGCCAAATGCCACCGCAATACGTAAAACCCTACGTCAAAACCAACAAAACCGATGCAAATGACGCTGAAGCGGTTTGCGAAGCTGTGACCAGGCCCAACATGCGGTTTGTTCCAACAAAAAGTGAAGAGCAGCTTAACCTTCAAGCTCTGCATCGCATCAGAGAACGTTTGATCAGAAATAGGACAAGTCTAACCAATCAAATCAGAGGGCTATTATTGGAAGCTGGAATTTCAGTGCCGCAAGGGGTGGCCAAGTTACGCAATGTCTTGCCTGAGATCTTTGAAGATTTATCCAATAGGCTGACATTGATTGAACGAGACTATCTCTCTGATCTATATACAGAATTAGTCGATTTGGATGGCAAAGTTCTCAAATATGAAAATCAACTGCAAATCTTATGTGGCCAATCTGCTGAATGCCAAAAGTTACTGACAATACCTGGCATTGGATTGTTGACAGCAATCGCCTTGGTTTCTGCTATCGGAGACGCTCATGCCTTCAAAAATGGTAGACAACTGGCAGCGTGGGTAGGTCTGACTCCTCGCCAACATTCTTCAGGAGGGAAAGATCGGCTGATGGGTATTAGCAAAAGAGGTAACAGTTACCTCAGGAAGCTACTTGTCCATGGGGCCAGAAGCGTAGTCTATCGATGTCGAAATAAAGATGACTGTCGCAGTAGATGGCTTGCAGAGATTGAAGATCGGCGAGGAATAATGAAAGCAACTGTGGCTCAAGCAAATAAGGCTGCACGGATTGTCTGGGCTGTCCTGACAAAGGATGAAAAATATCGTCAGGCAGCATAGCCAAAGAATGAACTTCTAAGAAGATGCCCAAGAGATAGCTGACGGCAAACAGGTCAGACAGGCTTCCGAAAAACCTGTTGGACCCACTGGTTGAACAAACCGAAGAAGTGATGAGGATTGGAAGCGCGGATTCCCATCAAGGCCAGAGCGACAAATTGCTCATAAACAGGCCGAATATATGACTGCATCTGATTCTTGTTTGTCTGAAAAAATCTCTTGCCATCGGGGCGGGTCCATCCCATTACTTCTACTTTACAGAGAATTCAATTCTGTGTAAGCGTTCTGTTGATAATGAAACTGATTTTCAACTTCACAAAAAGCAAGAACGTGAGGCTTGAGTCGGGGTGTGGTTGAGGGAAGCGTCGGTTGGAGTCTTTTTATGTGGTGGGTGTGGGAGTGAATATGGGAATGAGAAGCTTGATTGGAGCGATAATGCTGGCGGTGACGCCGGTTGTTGCCTGTGGGGCGGCGTCGCCCGAAACCGTGCATGAGGCCATGACCAACGCGGTCAGAGTCGAGGCCAAGGCGCAGGAAGAATATGTCCGGTGGACTGACACCAAAAGCGAAATGGCTGATGACATTCGGGATATGAAGGCTATGGATGACTGGCTGAAATTTCAATCCGACAAGTACACGAAATACATCGCGAAACAACGCGCAGTCATTGCCGAATTGGAACGTCGGAAGGAAGAGGCCAAGCGGATTTGCATGGAACTTGAACCGTTTCTCGAAACCGTGGTTGGTTCGTTGGATGAATTTGTTGCCAATGATCTTCCCTTCTTGCCTGAAGAAAGGCAACAGCGTTTGCGTTTTTTGCACTCGTCGTTGGACGATTATCGATTGAGCCTTGGAGAAAAGTTACGCCGCGTTTTCGAGGCGTTGCTGATTGAGATGGAGTATGGGCGGAACGTTTCCACAACGAGTCGCGAACTGATGCTCGATGGTACCCCCACACAGGTTTCCATTTTCAGACTTGGCCGGACCGCGTTGTTTTATCAGGCCATCGACGGGTCTGTCGCCGGTGTCTGGAATACGGCCTCTCAATCCTGGGAGCCGCTTGAGCAGGACTTTGCCCGAACATTACGACGCGCGCGGGACATGGCCGAACGGAAACGCGCTGTTCAGCTTCTTGAGTTACCCATGGGAGTCGCCCGATGAAATCGTTTATAATGACCTGTGTCACACTGATCCTTGTTGCCTCTCCTGTTTTTGCGCAAGAATGGCAGCAGGTGGCACAACAAGTGACCGCTGTTGCTGGGCAGGCGCAGGAAAATGCGCGTGAGACCCGGGCGATTATTAAACGTGAACGCGTAGAGATTTCCAAAGAAAAAAATAGTTTGAAACACGCTATCGCCAGCAAACAGAAAACGTTTGATGCGCTCAAGATTCAATATGAGGATTTGCTGGAGCGTGAAAAAACCTTGAATGAAGAGCTCGCGAGTCAGGCTCATGAATTGAAAACTATTGATGGAACCATTCGCACGGCGGCAAAGCAGGCCCGCGATGCTTTTCATGAGAGTCTGACCACACCGGAGTTTCCCGAGCGTGAAACCGTGCTTGCCGAAGTGCTTCAGCCAGAGAAATTTCCCGGTCTCAAGGGGATTCAGTCGTTATTGCAACTCTATCTTGGTGAGCTTCAGGCCTCGGGGGCCGTGGTGCGCCGCGAGGGGAATTTCATCGGCGCGGATGGCACGGATATAACCGGCGTTCTTGTGCGTATTGGAACCTTTACCATGGCGTATCGGTTGCCGGATGGATCGCTTGGGTTTCTGCGTCCAGAGAGCGATGGCCGTCGTTTGGTCGCTGTCCAGGGCGATCTTGGCTGGAAGATTTCTGGAGTGATGAATGACTATTTTGACGGTGAGAGCGATGTTTTTCCCGTGGATATTTCCAACGGCGCGGCCTTGGCTCGATTGGCGCAGGAACAGAAGGGCGTGTACGAATGGTTGAGTGCCGGAGGGTTGCTTGTCTGGCTGATCATTCTGGTTGGGATGATTGCTCTGGTGCTGGTTGGTGAGCGGTTTTATTCGTTGAGTCGTATTCGGGGCAATTCTGATCGTAACATGGCTGTTATTTTGAAAATGGTGAATTCCGGACAGTGGAATGAATGCCTGCAATTTTGTCGAGAACAGTCGCATTACCCGACGTGTCGTATCATCGGCCACACCTTGAAGTATGTGGGGAATACGCGTGAGATCATCGAGAACGCATTTCAGGAGGGGCTACTCAAGGAACTGCCCATGCTGGAACGGTTTCTGCCCACCTTGAACGTGTTGGCCGCTGTGGCCCCCCTGCTTGGATTGCTTGGGACCGTGACCGGCATGATCAATACCTTTCAGATTATTACCGTGTACGGTACCGGCGATCCGCGCATGATGTCCGGAGGCATTTCCGAAGCCCTTGTCACTACGCAACTCGGTTTGGCCGTGGCCGTTCCCATCATGATTTTGCATCATATCCTTGAGCGGCGAGTGGATCGAATCATTGGTGACATGGAGGAGAAGGGAACCGGTTTTGCCGTGGCTCTGATGAAACTCGGCAAGATCAAGACGCGGGAGGAGTTCGATGCAGCTGCCTAATCTCATGGAGCGTATGGCCGAGTATTTTCAGGCCGGTGGTGATATCATGCTGCCGTTGTTCATGTTGTCCCTGATCATGTGGACGCTGGCACTGGTCAAGGGACTGCGTTTTTTGCGGGAACGCCGCCGTGAACATTCGCCTGAGCACAGCCTCAATCTGTTTCAGGGAGAGAGCAGCGTGTGCAAGGCGGGGCTGGCTCAATGGCAATGGGATATACTGACCCAGTACATGGAGCAGCGATGTGACGACCCCGAATTGAACCGGGAAATGCTGGATGTCATTCGTATGCGTCAGGAAATCAAGGCCATGCGGTATATTGGCACTATTCTGCTGCTGGCGGCCGTGGCTCCGTTGCTCGGGTTGCTTGGGACCGTGACCGGCATGATTACCACCTTTGATGTCATTTCCGAATTCGGGACAGGAAACGCCCGTGCCTTGGCATCGGGCATTTCCGAGGCTCTGATAACCACGCAGAGCGGATTGGTCGTGGCTGTTCCCGGCCTGTTGCTCGGTGGATTCCTGTTCCAGCGTGCCAGCAAGCTCAAAGGGCGCATGGAACTTTTTTGCATCGGGTTGCAGGAGCAAACACAAGGCACGGTGGGGTAGGCGATGAAAAGTATCCGATTTGCACGCGGTGCCCGATCCCGTCGAAGCGAGATCAATATGACGCCGCTGATCGACATGGTGTTTATCCTCTTGATTTTCTTTATCGTGACCACGAGTTTTGTGCGAGAATCCGGTGTTGATGTACAGCGTCCGTCAGCTCAGTCCGCAGAGACCAAGGAAAAGGCGAATGTCCTGCTGGGGTTGACCAGTGAAGGACAGATCTTTGTTGAAGGTAGGCCGCTTGATATTCGATCCGTGCGTGCCTACATGGAGCGATTTCTTGCAGAGACACCGGACGGGTCCGTGGTGATCGTGGCTGACACGAAAAGCATGACCGGCAATGCGGTTCAGGTGTTGGATCAATGCCGGTTGGCCGGAGTCAAGAATATCAGCCTTGCGGCCAGGAAGCAGTGATGATTCAACCTCGTCGAGGAGCCGGAGAATTCATGGCCTCGTGTCTGGGGGCATTGCTTATTGCCGGCCTGATGTATGTGGGGGTGCTGATGTTGAACGACGCGCCGATTCCCGAGGGAACGCAGATGGTCGAAGGGGCCATTCGTTTGGCCCAGCCGCAGCGTGACAAGCCTGTGCAGGAATTGCAGCGCAAGCAGCTCGACACGGTTGATCCGCCTAAACAACTGCCCAGACAGTTCACGAGCCGTGCGAAAAAACGGCCAACCAAGCCCGTCCTGTCGGCGAGAACACCTGCTTTTTCGGCGGATATGCACCCCGGTCTGACCGGTGGAATCGCCATGCCGTCAGGGAATTTCGGGTCCATCGGATTTTCCATGGATGAGGTGGACGATATCCCGCAGGTGGTGCGGAGCATCCCGCCTGTGTATCCTTATGCGGCCAAGCGGAACAGGGTGGAGGGCAAGGTTGTTGTTCGCCTGCTCGTCACGGCCAAGGGAACACCGGAGCATCTGTCCATTGAATCCTCAACTCCGGAGGGCGTGTTTGACAAGGCTGCTGTAAATGCGGCGAAACGGTGGCGTTTTCAACCGGGCAAATACAAGGGCGAAGCCGTGGACACGTGGGTGTTGCTTCCCTTTATTTTCGAGCTGACCCAATGAATATGAAATATATTTTTCCCTTTTTCATGGTTGTTCTGATGCTGACAGGCTTTGCTCATGCCGAAGACCGGCTTCCTCCCATGGCGCGGCAAACTTTGCATACGGCGCAGATTCATATGGATAATGAACGATTTGACGAGGTCGTGTCGGTTTTACGGACATACATGGCCTCGACAGATGAAATCATTCCGGCCCCGGTGTACATCATGTTGGGTGGGGCGCATTACAGAAACGGGCACGCCCGGGAGGCGTACACGGCCTTCATTGAAGGCCAGGCCGTGTGGCCGCGTCATGAAATGCTGGTTCGTAATTGTGCCGTGCTTTGCTACGAGCTGGACCGATTCAAGGACGCGGGCAAGTTTTTTGAAAAAGCGTATGCCCTGACCGATCCGCTTGAGCCGTTATTGTTGTTTCAGGCTGGCTCGGCGTATTATGGAGGCGAGGATTTTAGTGCATCTTCATTGGTCATGGATCGATTGATGGCTCCCTCTCAACAGCCCAAAAAGGAGTGGGTACGTCTCGCGATTCATGCCCATCTTCAGGCGGGGCATCCGCACAAGGCCGAGAAAATGTTGCACCGGTTCCTTGCTGAGAATCCTGACGAGGGACCGTATTGGGAATTGCTCGCCAAGCTCCATCTTGATCGGGAAGAATATGAAGAGGCCGCCGGTGCGCTGGAGATATGCTATCGGCTTCGCGACCCCTCACAGCGAGAGCTTGAACGGTTGGCCTCTCTTTATCATTATTCCAACGCGCCACTCATGGCCGCAGCCACGCTCCGTCGTGCGTATTGTGGTACAACCGAGACACCTCAGTTTGAAAAAATAGCCTTTCTTTGTGCCTCGGCAGGTCGTCTGGATGATGCGGTGCAGACGATTGCTCGCTGTCCCTATTCCGTTGAACGAGCGGAAAAGCAGGGTCGGTTCTTGTATCAGGGCCGTCGTTTTGACGACGCAACAACGGTGTTTCAAGACGTGCTGCATCACGAGAGCAAGGCCGGGGAGAGTCGATTCTTTCTCGCCATGTGTGCTTGGGAACGACGCGATTGGAAGGGTGTCAAAGAACATTTGTCCAGATTGCGCGGGAATCCGGCGTTTGCCAATCGTCTCAAGGGACCGCTCCAGATCATTGAAGATATGGAAACTGTTCGTGCTGAATTGCGTGAATAGGCAGAGAGTCTCGCTCGTTCATGAAAAAGCCCTGATTCATGGTGAATCAGGGCTTTTCTTGTGGGGTGGAGGACTTTTCCCCGACGTGTTTGGACTTCGCTGAGAATGGCTGGTTCAAAACGTCAACGCTCTACTTATGGGCTTGTGCATACTTGATACAATCTATTGTTATATATTTATTACCTAAGGGGTATGTTTTCATTGTATTGACATTCATTTATCGATCGCATAGTAGTTGTTTTGATGGATATAGTATATCCTTCATGTTGTATTTTATTGTATACTGCTTGGGTTTTGAATGGTCAGTATTTTATGGTTTGAACAATCTGTATCAATTCACCAAATCAAGGAGAAGGTTATGAAACGATTGTGGACTGTGTTTATTGTACTCGCCCTCACATGTTGTTGTGCTGCTGTTGCTTTCGCAGAGGAAGATCTTCGTGCGAACGAGAAAGCGTTTCATCAGGAAATCTCGAAGCTGGTGCCTGCCGACAAAGTCGTGACCATTGAACAGTTCAAGGGTATTCATGAAGAAATCCTGGCCGGAAAACGGAAGGCCTATATCATCGATTGCCGGACCCATCCTGAATTCTATGCTTTCCATATTGAAGGTTCAGACCATATTCACGCCGGTCACATGTACACCATTCCCAAGAAGATTAAAGATCCTAACGCCGAAATATACTGCCTGTGCCGGACCAACCACCGCAGCTTCTATGTTGGTGGTTTTCTGTATAAATACGGCTATACCAATGTGCATGTCGTCGATGGCGGCCTTGTTGGTTGGGTCAAGGCCGGTAATCCTGTGGTGAATCAGTTTGCCGGAAAATTCGTGGTCATCGAGTACCACAAGAACTTTGACGAAGCTGGCAAGTACCGCGTGCGTGAGTTCCACCCGTACTAAGTCGGTGAGATGTGACATGGCGCATGGTGAAACACTGTGCGCCCAAGAAACCATGTGTGATTGAAAAAAGCATATTCACGAGATTTGACGGTTTTTGAT
This window of the Pseudodesulfovibrio sp. JC047 genome carries:
- a CDS encoding rhodanese-like domain-containing protein, producing MKRLWTVFIVLALTCCCAAVAFAEEDLRANEKAFHQEISKLVPADKVVTIEQFKGIHEEILAGKRKAYIIDCRTHPEFYAFHIEGSDHIHAGHMYTIPKKIKDPNAEIYCLCRTNHRSFYVGGFLYKYGYTNVHVVDGGLVGWVKAGNPVVNQFAGKFVVIEYHKNFDEAGKYRVREFHPY